One genomic segment of Mycoplasmopsis agalactiae PG2 includes these proteins:
- a CDS encoding ABC transporter ATP-binding protein, translated as MSFNVKKGQFHGFVGNNGSGKTTTIRSILGFYPGLFGKIFINGLEFTNSSAKKKIGYIPEVTIFPKNLSATEYLYSLALMSGVDKKIIKDRINYIMDTYGFHVPDMSKSPAYMFSGQKKSIMLIQALINDPEILILDEPAANLDPSSRIRLFNTLKQLHLEGKTIFISSHILDELEKYIDSFTLLFEGKLLYSGSINDLEKDNNHFNTKIKVNNHLLLKPYLEANNIDFYIENDILYCNLKTNEDKNNLVKEILKLNLELISITKNTQPLISRFFEKSEN; from the coding sequence TTGAGTTTTAATGTTAAAAAAGGACAATTTCATGGCTTTGTAGGCAATAATGGATCTGGCAAAACCACTACAATAAGATCCATTTTAGGTTTCTATCCCGGACTATTTGGGAAAATATTTATTAACGGGTTAGAATTTACTAATTCATCTGCTAAAAAGAAAATAGGATATATTCCTGAAGTGACTATTTTTCCTAAAAATTTATCAGCAACTGAATATCTTTACTCACTTGCACTAATGTCAGGAGTTGATAAAAAGATTATCAAAGACAGAATAAATTATATTATGGACACATATGGCTTCCATGTGCCAGATATGTCTAAAAGTCCTGCTTATATGTTTTCAGGGCAAAAGAAATCTATTATGCTAATTCAAGCGCTCATTAACGACCCTGAAATTTTGATATTAGATGAGCCAGCTGCTAACTTAGATCCTAGTTCAAGAATTAGACTGTTTAATACTTTAAAACAGCTTCATTTGGAAGGTAAAACAATTTTTATCTCTAGTCATATCTTAGACGAGTTAGAAAAATATATCGACAGCTTTACTTTGCTTTTTGAAGGAAAATTATTATACTCAGGCTCTATAAATGATTTAGAAAAAGACAACAATCATTTTAATACTAAGATAAAGGTGAATAACCATCTACTTCTTAAACCATATTTAGAAGCAAATAATATAGACTTTTATATTGAAAACGATATTTTATACTGCAATCTTAAAACAAATGAAGACAAGAATAATTTAGTTAAGGAAATATTAAAACTGAATCTTGAGCTAATTTCAATTACTAAAAACACACAACCTTTAATCAGCAGATTTTTTGAAAAATCAGAAAACTAA
- a CDS encoding MHO_1590 family protein, which yields MLSVKKSNGSKITPAEKEKEKEKINHLSVSFPNLSPASYYKFIKFDDNNVPYLENNIVSAIVKDVLSKLSDYEKDIEFDYEFINPGKLELHFKLNLNPTPEYKSYKLEIFKDSNYSKLIVH from the coding sequence GTGTTATCTGTTAAAAAATCTAATGGAAGCAAAATAACCCCTGCTGAAAAAGAAAAGGAAAAAGAAAAAATAAATCATTTATCAGTTTCATTTCCTAATTTATCGCCAGCAAGCTATTATAAATTCATTAAATTTGACGACAATAATGTCCCATATTTAGAGAATAATATTGTGTCGGCTATCGTTAAGGATGTATTATCCAAATTGTCTGATTATGAAAAAGATATTGAATTTGATTACGAATTTATTAATCCTGGAAAGCTAGAATTACACTTTAAGTTAAACTTAAACCCAACTCCTGAATATAAGAGTTACAAACTAGAAATTTTTAAGGATAGTAATTATTCTAAATTAATTGTTCATTAG
- a CDS encoding ABC transporter ATP-binding protein: MSKQYYVEKRAFGNILYREVVEGTDEMLNAYPEKNALVEIRNLDIVYGSGAKSFPAIKDLNLNIYDGEVLGLVGESGSGKSTTGRAIIGLTPYEFGQIKILDRVVPKNIDKGWKFSKKYKDTINFMVNKVQMIFQDPTNSLNPFKNVEYVVGEGLSNTKNAKLIYLTDFDEATFMAINSLIQLKDPENIIYDSPLKKYQEEGETIESSYNFVFVEFVKLLEQRASEKPEIYDDIYKKILVEKEERDKMSSLSEKQCKRLLVIDILKQVGLDDTVLGRFPLEFSGGQQQRLGICRAVVLRPKLLIADEPISALDVSIQAQVINIFNDLKEKYHLTILFIAHDLRMVEYISDRIAVINRGTLLEIGPTDEIINNPYHPYTKSLLDAVPSIEKEKGSLMGKIYDHKIHNYTEEYQPKWHNVGNKHFVLATAAEIEQYKLETVTKERP, from the coding sequence ATGAGTAAACAGTACTATGTTGAAAAAAGAGCCTTTGGCAACATACTTTATCGTGAAGTTGTTGAGGGAACAGATGAAATGCTTAATGCTTATCCAGAAAAAAATGCTTTGGTTGAAATTAGAAACCTAGACATTGTCTATGGCTCGGGTGCTAAATCATTTCCCGCTATTAAAGATTTAAATTTAAATATTTATGATGGAGAAGTTCTAGGATTAGTTGGGGAATCTGGTTCTGGTAAATCTACAACAGGTAGAGCAATCATTGGTCTAACTCCTTACGAATTTGGTCAAATTAAAATTTTAGATAGAGTTGTGCCTAAAAACATTGATAAGGGATGAAAGTTTAGCAAAAAATACAAAGATACTATTAACTTTATGGTAAATAAAGTTCAAATGATCTTTCAAGATCCAACAAACTCTCTTAACCCTTTTAAAAATGTTGAATATGTTGTTGGAGAAGGTTTATCAAATACTAAAAATGCTAAGTTAATTTATCTTACTGACTTTGATGAAGCAACTTTTATGGCTATAAATAGCCTGATTCAGTTAAAAGATCCTGAAAATATTATTTATGATTCTCCTCTTAAGAAATATCAAGAAGAGGGTGAAACCATTGAATCATCATACAATTTTGTTTTTGTTGAGTTTGTTAAACTTTTAGAGCAAAGAGCAAGTGAAAAACCAGAAATTTATGATGACATATATAAAAAGATTTTGGTTGAAAAAGAAGAAAGAGACAAAATGTCTAGTCTTTCAGAAAAGCAATGCAAAAGACTTTTAGTTATAGACATTTTGAAACAAGTTGGTTTAGATGACACTGTTTTAGGAAGATTCCCATTGGAATTTTCAGGTGGTCAGCAACAACGTCTTGGAATTTGTAGAGCTGTTGTTTTGAGGCCTAAATTATTAATAGCTGATGAACCAATTTCTGCTTTAGACGTCTCAATACAAGCACAGGTTATAAATATTTTTAATGATTTAAAAGAAAAATACCACCTTACAATTTTATTTATAGCCCACGACTTAAGAATGGTTGAATATATTTCTGACAGGATAGCTGTTATAAACCGCGGAACTTTACTAGAAATTGGCCCAACTGATGAAATTATAAATAATCCTTACCACCCATATACCAAGAGTTTGCTAGATGCCGTTCCTTCTATTGAAAAGGAAAAGGGCTCACTTATGGGAAAAATTTATGATCATAAAATTCATAACTATACAGAAGAATATCAGCCTAAGTGACATAATGTTGGAAACAAACATTTTGTTCTAGCAACTGCTGCTGAAATAGAACAATACAAGCTTGAAACTGTAACAAAAGAGAGACCCTAG
- a CDS encoding ABC transporter permease has translation MGAFFRMQLKIYFRLASSYISPLVIGSFYIILVTCVRLAIGTGDVQRILDSNQYIELSANFCMIASFVISSFVTQTFFYRYKNEGIEYLLYSKPIRRKHIFFTNVLASVIGLIISMALMSTMFFISQLIIPFKFTKALLSSLSFFGAGLLCATLALGIAAIVQNFVESKVFQVIVSVIPVLGIMTLGFIKFSSGTDVIQTTYQAANRPIILIPNSPDLKGDSSKAVENLNKRIKSQDDLLIENQSTANMLENQENLAFNPFSKTFKVEKRESIEELANKVKKSFYSHIYWSNFKEYYFPTFTAYDRNLRNWNVTLNYNILNNKSSVINKETGELDKDVIEYLKTKYNLDINNQILVKTTSNDLYSLGYNISNFKDIFDWDRFEEKPLFSIGFNDIQNRNFENFDEFTKKVINKILEKKNFDLIKSVLFNILGLEGYLTGTVDVVNALEIVDFLTGLTKYALLEEKHNFDLVKTKIEEKAKSEKDPNLKKLLEHLKSKSAILSYDLLQSSNFKEYSSTLDDYINARFDTKELSEIQKTRLNSYISIMRERAINAFSQLFWTINIFNIVGERQNGNFANLLETKNLIPYLSESKEKFSKFNKNYKQSIIKVVKLNDNLIELERKNYIETPTSVGITLLVSLTFIILGYLQFERKNFK, from the coding sequence TAAGACTTGCAATAGGCACTGGGGATGTGCAAAGGATACTTGATAGCAATCAGTATATTGAACTTTCTGCAAACTTCTGTATGATAGCGTCTTTTGTTATTTCATCTTTTGTAACACAAACCTTTTTTTACCGTTACAAAAACGAAGGAATAGAATACTTACTTTATTCAAAGCCAATTAGAAGAAAGCACATATTTTTTACTAATGTATTAGCTAGCGTAATAGGTCTTATTATTTCAATGGCATTAATGAGCACAATGTTTTTTATTAGCCAGCTAATTATTCCATTTAAATTTACAAAAGCACTGCTTTCATCATTATCATTTTTTGGCGCAGGTTTACTGTGTGCTACACTTGCTTTAGGAATAGCAGCAATTGTGCAAAATTTTGTAGAATCTAAAGTGTTTCAAGTTATAGTGTCAGTCATTCCTGTTTTAGGAATTATGACATTAGGCTTTATTAAGTTTTCATCTGGCACTGATGTAATACAAACCACATATCAAGCAGCTAACAGGCCAATAATACTTATTCCTAATTCACCTGATTTAAAGGGAGATTCGTCAAAAGCAGTCGAGAATTTAAATAAAAGAATTAAGTCTCAAGATGATTTATTAATTGAGAATCAAAGTACTGCTAATATGCTAGAAAATCAAGAAAATTTAGCATTTAATCCTTTTTCTAAAACCTTTAAAGTTGAAAAAAGAGAATCAATTGAAGAGTTAGCAAACAAAGTTAAAAAATCATTTTATTCACACATATACTGGTCAAACTTTAAAGAATACTATTTCCCTACTTTTACAGCTTATGATAGAAATTTAAGAAACTGAAATGTCACTTTGAATTACAACATTTTAAACAATAAATCAAGCGTTATAAATAAAGAAACTGGTGAATTAGATAAGGATGTAATTGAATATCTAAAAACAAAGTACAACTTAGACATCAATAATCAAATTTTGGTTAAAACAACAAGCAATGATCTTTATTCTTTAGGCTATAACATCAGCAATTTCAAGGACATATTTGATTGAGACAGATTTGAAGAAAAACCACTTTTTAGCATTGGTTTTAATGACATTCAAAATAGAAATTTTGAAAACTTCGATGAGTTCACTAAAAAAGTAATTAACAAAATCTTAGAGAAAAAGAACTTTGACTTAATAAAAAGTGTTCTGTTCAATATTTTAGGCTTAGAAGGCTATTTAACAGGCACTGTGGATGTAGTTAATGCTCTAGAAATAGTTGATTTTCTAACCGGATTAACTAAATATGCATTGCTTGAAGAAAAACATAATTTTGATCTTGTAAAAACCAAAATTGAAGAAAAAGCCAAAAGTGAAAAAGATCCAAACCTTAAAAAGTTGCTTGAGCATTTAAAATCTAAGAGTGCTATCTTATCATATGATTTGTTACAAAGCTCTAATTTTAAGGAATACTCGTCAACACTTGATGATTATATAAATGCAAGATTTGATACAAAAGAACTTAGTGAAATTCAAAAAACCAGATTAAATAGTTATATATCAATTATGCGCGAAAGAGCAATTAATGCTTTTAGCCAACTATTTTGAACAATCAATATATTCAATATCGTAGGCGAAAGGCAAAATGGTAATTTTGCTAATTTACTAGAAACTAAAAATTTAATTCCTTATTTGTCAGAAAGCAAGGAAAAATTCAGCAAATTCAACAAGAACTACAAACAAAGCATCATCAAAGTGGTGAAATTAAATGATAATTTAATCGAACTAGAAAGAAAAAACTACATTGAAACACCAACATCTGTAGGAATCACACTTTTAGTATCATTGACATTTATAATATTAGGCTATTTGCAGTTTGAAAGAAAGAATTTTAAATAA